A region of Paenibacillus sp. JNUCC-31 DNA encodes the following proteins:
- a CDS encoding DNA glycosylase AlkZ-like family protein, with protein sequence MNKRIVRRFLLQTQSLLARWPAATLPSGPEQVMQLIRSLGCVQIDPVAAVTGNQHLVLGARDPGYTSEYLHTLLSNHQVFEYFANAACVIPIEDYALFEPVRARLRDRLAPSLQRLEKTVQHVLKRLEEEGPLPSRAFRAVERVSGYWDSPDVPKTKDTTLALNLLLDSAAIRVVARQGNERYFHITESGLMEQGQSMTAEIDLLTQRQALMDKYIHAYRVVDVRDPRLGWTKSTAAERRNEIAARVADGRMIPLEVEDVATPYYIRAEDEALLLEMEKEESHFDPSGPVRFLPPLDNLLWRRERIVDLFDFHYKWEIYTPEVKRTYGYYAMPILHGDRLIGRMDPRLDRKTGVLTVRLLSMEEAAPPVEEWIADFREGLQFFATMHGARSITVEKTVPNELKKLLKSI encoded by the coding sequence ATGAATAAAAGAATCGTTCGGCGTTTTTTGCTGCAAACGCAATCTTTATTGGCACGTTGGCCTGCCGCTACCTTGCCCTCGGGACCCGAACAGGTCATGCAGCTGATCCGCTCCCTTGGCTGCGTTCAGATTGATCCAGTCGCAGCCGTAACCGGAAATCAACATTTGGTGCTTGGCGCTCGTGATCCGGGCTATACCTCCGAGTATTTACATACCTTGCTGAGTAATCATCAAGTGTTCGAATATTTTGCCAATGCCGCATGTGTTATTCCGATTGAAGACTATGCTTTGTTCGAACCTGTGCGTGCCCGATTACGGGATCGTCTGGCTCCTTCCCTGCAAAGGCTGGAGAAGACTGTCCAGCATGTGCTGAAGCGTTTGGAAGAAGAAGGACCGTTACCCTCAAGAGCCTTTCGTGCCGTCGAACGGGTAAGTGGATATTGGGACAGTCCCGACGTACCGAAAACGAAGGACACCACACTCGCGTTGAACTTGCTGTTGGATTCAGCTGCCATTCGTGTTGTGGCAAGGCAGGGGAATGAACGTTATTTTCACATTACGGAATCCGGATTGATGGAGCAGGGCCAATCCATGACCGCGGAGATCGATCTTTTGACTCAAAGGCAGGCTCTGATGGACAAGTACATTCACGCCTATCGGGTTGTGGACGTCCGAGATCCGCGCTTGGGCTGGACGAAATCCACGGCTGCTGAACGTCGGAATGAGATTGCTGCACGTGTGGCAGATGGTCGCATGATCCCGCTGGAGGTAGAGGACGTTGCGACGCCTTATTACATCCGTGCAGAAGATGAAGCTTTGTTGCTTGAGATGGAAAAAGAAGAATCGCATTTTGATCCATCAGGTCCGGTACGATTCCTGCCCCCGCTGGACAACCTGCTGTGGAGACGGGAACGGATTGTGGATTTATTTGATTTCCATTACAAGTGGGAAATTTACACACCAGAGGTGAAACGCACCTACGGATATTACGCGATGCCCATTCTTCACGGAGATCGGCTGATTGGACGCATGGACCCGCGACTGGATCGCAAAACGGGCGTGCTGACGGTTCGATTGTTATCCATGGAAGAGGCCGCTCCGCCTGTGGAGGAATGGATCGCGGATTTTCGGGAGGGGCTCCAATTCTTTGCAACGATGCATGGAGCGCGTTCTATTACGGTAGAGAAGACAGTCCCGAATGAACTGAAAAAGCTGCTCAAGTCAATCTGA
- a CDS encoding restriction endonuclease, whose protein sequence is MNWNENMTTVGIGVIVLLLLIAWIIRRGIRRGQRIRSEANPRKITIKDIDKMQDGSEFELYLYHLFQQLGYDEVHKTTSSRDFGADLVFVDRAGRRNVIQAKRYGANHPVGLSAVQEIYTSMRYYEADRSIVLTSARYTEACRTLAAVNGVKLLDREDLVDLIMLFKSRRMEEALELIEEDDHEPVETWQSRRKRVPR, encoded by the coding sequence ATGAACTGGAATGAAAATATGACCACTGTGGGTATTGGTGTAATTGTCCTTTTACTACTCATCGCTTGGATCATTCGCCGTGGGATTCGTCGAGGGCAACGTATACGAAGTGAAGCGAATCCGCGTAAGATTACGATTAAGGATATCGATAAAATGCAGGATGGATCGGAGTTTGAACTGTATCTGTATCACTTATTCCAACAGCTCGGTTATGACGAAGTACATAAGACGACAAGCAGCCGGGATTTTGGTGCGGATCTTGTATTTGTGGATAGAGCAGGCAGACGTAATGTCATTCAGGCCAAGCGTTACGGAGCAAATCATCCGGTAGGGCTAAGCGCAGTGCAGGAAATCTACACGTCCATGCGCTATTATGAGGCAGACCGCTCCATCGTGCTCACCTCAGCCAGATATACGGAAGCATGCCGCACGCTGGCGGCGGTCAACGGGGTGAAGCTGCTGGATCGGGAAGATTTAGTAGACCTGATCATGTTGTTTAAGTCCAGAAGAATGGAAGAGGCACTGGAACTGATCGAGGAAGATGATCATGAACCTGTGGAAACGTGGCAATCGAGGCGCAAAAGAGTTCCACGTTAA
- a CDS encoding putative RNA methyltransferase, whose protein sequence is MSIHRRERSAALIQAYIHMLKCPVCHRTMTMISRDHIQCSSRHSFDLARQGYINFMTRFFKGNYDKRLFTAKRNILTQSAIYTPLIVLIRNWIEDYTTDSSQPLHILDAGAGEGTLLEQITQNTPAVGWGIDIAKEGIAMASSTYDQQIWFVGDLAYSPFAEGQLDVILNILSPSNYEEFGRIMKPDGLIIKVIPREQYLMELRELLLPERQDHIDSREYVLDRFRNHHHLIESIPLTYTLPVTEVMVNSIIHMTPLSWHGTETAIASVQKSLSQITIDLEILVGKRR, encoded by the coding sequence ATGTCAATCCATCGCAGAGAACGTAGTGCTGCGCTTATTCAAGCCTATATCCATATGCTTAAATGTCCCGTCTGTCATCGTACAATGACAATGATTAGTCGGGACCATATTCAATGCAGTTCCAGACACAGCTTTGATTTGGCAAGACAAGGCTATATCAATTTTATGACACGCTTTTTCAAGGGCAACTATGACAAACGTTTATTTACGGCCAAAAGGAATATTCTAACTCAATCTGCGATCTATACGCCTCTGATTGTACTCATTCGCAATTGGATTGAAGATTATACTACTGACAGCAGTCAGCCCTTGCATATTCTGGATGCAGGTGCAGGAGAAGGGACCCTGTTGGAGCAGATTACACAGAATACTCCGGCTGTAGGCTGGGGGATCGACATCGCCAAAGAGGGGATTGCCATGGCTTCCTCTACCTACGACCAGCAAATCTGGTTTGTCGGTGATCTGGCTTACAGTCCTTTTGCAGAGGGGCAGCTGGACGTGATCCTGAATATCCTCTCCCCTTCGAACTATGAAGAGTTTGGACGGATTATGAAGCCTGATGGCTTGATCATCAAAGTGATTCCCCGTGAGCAATATCTAATGGAACTGAGGGAGCTTTTGCTCCCGGAACGACAAGACCATATAGACAGCCGGGAGTATGTATTGGACCGCTTTCGCAACCATCATCACCTTATAGAGAGCATTCCGCTGACATACACCCTGCCCGTAACGGAAGTTATGGTGAATTCAATTATTCATATGACACCCCTCTCTTGGCATGGAACAGAAACAGCCATAGCCAGCGTTCAAAAGTCCTTGTCGCAGATCACCATTGATTTAGAAATACTTGTGGGGAAACGCAGATAA
- the msrA gene encoding peptide-methionine (S)-S-oxide reductase MsrA produces the protein MEKATFAGGCFWCMVTPFEEQPGIHGIVSGYTGGHVDHPTYEQVKTGETGHVEVVEITFDPEVFPYERLLELYWPQIDPTDDGGQFQDRGTQYRTAVFVHNERQRELAEQSKQELAASGRFVQPIVTEIRDAAVFYPAEDYHQDYHKKNQKHYKEDRALSGRDEFIEENWK, from the coding sequence ATGGAAAAAGCAACATTTGCCGGGGGATGCTTCTGGTGTATGGTTACACCGTTTGAAGAGCAGCCAGGCATTCATGGTATTGTATCCGGCTATACTGGCGGTCATGTCGATCATCCAACATATGAGCAGGTCAAAACAGGGGAGACCGGTCATGTTGAGGTTGTTGAAATTACATTTGATCCAGAGGTATTCCCGTACGAAAGACTGCTGGAGCTGTACTGGCCTCAGATTGACCCAACCGATGACGGAGGGCAATTCCAGGACCGGGGTACTCAATATAGAACTGCTGTATTTGTACATAACGAGCGTCAGCGTGAATTGGCTGAGCAGTCCAAACAGGAACTTGCAGCCAGTGGACGATTCGTGCAGCCGATAGTCACCGAGATTCGGGACGCTGCTGTATTCTATCCAGCAGAAGACTACCATCAAGATTACCACAAAAAGAATCAGAAGCATTATAAAGAAGACCGTGCGTTATCCGGACGGGATGAATTCATTGAAGAAAACTGGAAATAA
- a CDS encoding GlsB/YeaQ/YmgE family stress response membrane protein: MGWLWSLIIGGIIGWLAGLIVGRDIPGGVIGNIIAGFIGGWLGGVILGDMGPEMGGFYIVPALIGAIVLVAIVSLIFRSMGRSRG, translated from the coding sequence ATGGGTTGGTTATGGTCATTAATTATCGGTGGTATCATTGGTTGGTTGGCAGGTCTGATTGTTGGTCGTGACATTCCCGGCGGCGTTATCGGTAACATCATTGCCGGTTTTATCGGCGGATGGTTAGGCGGAGTGATTCTGGGAGATATGGGCCCTGAAATGGGCGGATTCTACATTGTGCCGGCATTAATCGGTGCTATCGTACTTGTAGCGATCGTAAGTTTGATCTTCCGTTCCATGGGTCGCAGCCGCGGGTAA
- a CDS encoding AAA family ATPase, whose protein sequence is MTIEKEQTNHNQVIYSYEEQLDSHIRNEGYAIYARLIRGIIEALGNRYGVRYELYASDDPNSEYWDLLKEDLQSNSDEVELVARIFEDLELRTLHYEDDGDTPSYGVHYSIRNNVFAYPQWGVALVRIPFFRENGIYQEDFVFATGEEELKDFLGSVRERERQQNMKKVTVYTDARNGSDRHVESITRAVGRDEVVLSPQIKQDIFRSLDQFFEADRSFYRDYDIPYKRGILLYGHPGNGKTTLVKSIAGSVPGPAAYWQITEYTNSESVREVFEAAKRLAPMVLIIEDIDSMPDEVRSFFLNTLDGATSKEGIFLIGTTNYPEKIDPGLMNRAGRFDRAYEIPLPDEALRLQYLHQRGFKTFAGEEGTLEAARLTDTFSLAQLGELYVSAALEWHQNGHTDIVQIIQSMRGELDKSHKHNWLTQPGKGRAGFY, encoded by the coding sequence ATGACCATAGAGAAAGAACAAACGAATCATAATCAAGTCATCTATTCCTATGAGGAGCAACTAGACAGTCATATTCGAAACGAAGGCTATGCCATATATGCCCGCCTGATTCGAGGCATCATTGAAGCGCTCGGCAATCGTTACGGTGTTCGTTATGAACTTTATGCCAGCGATGATCCGAACAGTGAATACTGGGATCTACTCAAAGAAGATCTGCAAAGCAACAGTGATGAAGTGGAGCTGGTTGCCCGGATTTTTGAAGACCTTGAGCTGCGTACACTGCACTATGAGGACGATGGAGATACACCATCGTATGGTGTGCATTATTCGATTCGTAACAATGTATTTGCCTATCCCCAGTGGGGCGTAGCGCTCGTCCGCATTCCATTCTTCCGGGAGAACGGGATCTACCAAGAGGATTTTGTGTTTGCTACAGGAGAAGAGGAATTAAAGGATTTTCTGGGCAGTGTGCGGGAACGGGAACGGCAGCAAAATATGAAAAAAGTTACGGTTTACACGGATGCACGCAATGGCAGTGACCGTCATGTCGAATCCATTACCCGGGCTGTGGGAAGAGATGAGGTTGTACTTTCTCCGCAAATTAAACAGGATATTTTCCGCTCGCTGGATCAGTTTTTCGAGGCGGATCGCTCCTTTTATCGAGATTACGATATTCCGTATAAGCGGGGGATTCTGCTCTATGGACACCCTGGAAATGGCAAGACTACCCTTGTGAAGTCCATTGCGGGAAGCGTACCGGGGCCTGCTGCATATTGGCAAATTACAGAATACACAAACAGTGAATCGGTGCGTGAAGTGTTTGAGGCAGCCAAACGTTTGGCACCGATGGTGCTGATCATTGAGGATATTGATTCCATGCCCGATGAAGTGCGTTCCTTTTTCCTGAATACACTGGATGGGGCAACGTCCAAAGAAGGGATCTTCCTGATTGGCACAACGAATTATCCGGAGAAAATAGACCCTGGCCTCATGAACCGTGCCGGAAGGTTTGATCGGGCTTATGAGATACCGCTGCCGGACGAAGCGCTGCGTCTGCAGTATTTGCATCAGCGCGGTTTCAAAACCTTTGCGGGGGAAGAGGGAACGCTTGAAGCCGCCCGATTGACGGATACCTTCTCTCTGGCACAGCTGGGAGAACTGTATGTCAGCGCAGCCCTGGAATGGCATCAGAATGGACATACGGACATTGTGCAAATCATTCAGTCGATGCGGGGAGAGCTGGATAAGAGTCATAAACATAACTGGTTGACACAGCCAGGCAAGGGACGTGCAGGTTTTTATTAA
- a CDS encoding RtcB family protein, with protein sequence MNTQPHLFTSPNEISGGYRHEVKLPAGDLTVYAAQQLFSSLDYKVFEMANNNLQIPGISYMSYTPDVHVGVGTCIGTTAVWDAKSGYVSPSIVGSDIGCGMRVHMTNLHKDDLKDVKLRRKLVKAIEKVLPMEANQRGHYSDIRLEHIVRKGLHGLPKKYIPDSYTPKKSTSITHVESSKFSYDEEVLNHVPDMTWHRAHRQLGTLGGGNHFAEIQAIEIAEENREIAETWGLYDGQIVVMIHSGSRAWGGYVSQTSSSAIAKVMQRNGLGTSDPRLVFAPLEHAEGRHYVNMMYSALNYAVVNRHLIAYAIREAFRDVFGPKCEFRTLYDLMHNYAWEESHADQGSVFVHRKGATRALPAGHPDNPKPYLATGHPALIPGSMGTASYIMVGQPEGADNYYSICHGAGRIRSRTATKRLVTVEDFATALGVGTADEIVVNQRSLESIIDESPQAYKNVDEIIDSVTGAGLAQVVAKCKPLAAVKGAK encoded by the coding sequence ATGAATACACAACCTCATTTATTTACAAGTCCAAATGAAATCTCAGGTGGCTACCGACATGAAGTCAAGCTGCCTGCTGGAGATTTAACCGTCTATGCGGCACAACAGCTGTTCTCCTCGCTGGATTACAAGGTGTTTGAAATGGCGAATAACAATTTGCAAATTCCGGGCATCTCCTACATGAGTTACACGCCTGACGTGCATGTCGGAGTAGGTACCTGCATCGGAACGACGGCGGTATGGGACGCCAAGAGTGGCTATGTATCTCCATCCATCGTGGGCAGTGACATCGGATGTGGCATGCGGGTGCATATGACCAATTTGCATAAGGACGATCTGAAAGACGTGAAGCTGCGCCGCAAACTTGTGAAAGCCATTGAAAAAGTGCTGCCGATGGAGGCGAATCAGCGTGGTCATTACTCGGATATCCGTCTGGAGCATATTGTACGCAAGGGTTTACATGGCTTACCCAAAAAATATATTCCGGACAGTTATACACCGAAAAAATCGACTTCCATCACCCATGTAGAAAGCAGTAAATTTAGCTATGATGAGGAAGTGTTAAACCATGTACCAGATATGACGTGGCATCGTGCTCATCGTCAGCTGGGAACCTTGGGTGGAGGCAACCATTTTGCCGAGATTCAAGCGATTGAAATTGCCGAGGAAAATCGAGAGATCGCCGAAACTTGGGGCTTGTACGATGGACAAATTGTTGTCATGATCCATTCCGGTTCACGGGCCTGGGGAGGGTATGTAAGCCAAACCAGTTCATCGGCTATAGCTAAAGTGATGCAGCGAAATGGGCTGGGAACTTCCGACCCAAGACTGGTTTTTGCGCCGCTTGAACATGCGGAAGGTCGCCATTACGTCAATATGATGTATTCTGCGCTGAATTATGCCGTGGTTAACCGCCATCTGATTGCTTATGCCATTCGCGAAGCGTTTCGGGATGTGTTTGGTCCGAAATGCGAATTCCGTACCCTATATGACCTGATGCACAACTATGCATGGGAGGAATCACACGCGGATCAAGGCTCGGTCTTTGTTCATCGCAAAGGGGCTACACGAGCATTGCCTGCAGGACATCCGGATAATCCTAAGCCATACCTGGCAACAGGTCATCCCGCTCTTATTCCTGGTTCGATGGGGACCGCTTCGTATATCATGGTGGGTCAACCCGAGGGAGCCGATAACTATTATTCAATCTGCCATGGTGCAGGACGCATTCGTTCACGTACAGCCACGAAGCGTCTGGTTACCGTTGAGGATTTTGCCACGGCGTTGGGTGTGGGTACAGCAGATGAGATCGTGGTGAATCAGCGTTCACTTGAATCCATTATTGATGAATCTCCGCAAGCGTATAAAAATGTCGATGAAATTATCGATAGTGTTACTGGCGCAGGTCTGGCTCAAGTTGTAGCCAAATGTAAACCACTTGCCGCTGTGAAGGGAGCGAAGTAA
- a CDS encoding TerC family protein: MELSLLLEYGWVLVVLVVLEGLLAADNALVLAIMVKHLPDDKRKKALFYGLVGAFIFRLGSLFLISFLVDVWQVQAIGALYLLYISINHIVKKVLGSRNKTDEAADSTPKKPKKQSSFWMTVFKVEVADIAFAVDSILAAVALAVALPPSGLPPIGGLDGGQFIVIFLGGFIGLVIMRFAASFFVKLLHSRPGLEVAAFVIVGWVGVKLAVITLAHPSLGVLDEHFPENKIWKFGFYIVLITIAVCGWFLSSKVPEKEDENPVGDLEKQAGK, from the coding sequence TTGGAGTTATCATTATTATTGGAGTATGGGTGGGTACTTGTCGTCCTAGTAGTCCTGGAGGGGCTACTTGCAGCGGATAATGCACTAGTTCTTGCCATTATGGTTAAGCACTTACCTGATGATAAACGCAAAAAAGCGTTGTTTTATGGTTTGGTGGGGGCGTTCATTTTCCGATTGGGTTCACTGTTCCTGATCTCATTCCTGGTGGACGTGTGGCAGGTTCAAGCGATTGGTGCCCTGTACCTCTTGTACATCTCAATAAACCACATTGTCAAAAAGGTGTTGGGAAGCCGAAACAAAACAGATGAAGCGGCTGATTCCACGCCCAAAAAACCAAAAAAACAATCCAGTTTTTGGATGACTGTATTCAAGGTGGAAGTGGCGGATATCGCGTTCGCAGTTGACTCCATACTGGCAGCGGTTGCCCTTGCTGTGGCATTGCCACCAAGTGGATTGCCTCCTATTGGCGGACTTGACGGTGGACAGTTTATCGTCATTTTCCTTGGTGGATTCATCGGACTCGTGATTATGCGATTTGCGGCTTCGTTCTTCGTCAAGCTGCTTCATTCCCGTCCAGGGCTTGAAGTTGCAGCCTTCGTTATTGTAGGTTGGGTTGGGGTTAAGCTGGCAGTCATTACATTGGCACACCCATCACTTGGCGTACTCGATGAGCATTTCCCGGAAAATAAAATTTGGAAATTTGGATTCTATATCGTATTGATTACCATTGCAGTATGCGGTTGGTTCCTGTCCTCCAAAGTTCCTGAAAAAGAAGATGAGAACCCTGTGGGAGATCTGGAAAAACAAGCAGGGAAATAA
- a CDS encoding DUF3817 domain-containing protein, which produces MMLHSPLGRFRLMMWLQGLSYVLLLFIAFPLRDAGIMPQAVVWFGNIYGFLFLMYMLFMVSLYTTQKWRLRRPIAIFFVSVVPLGNFVYDWFVFRKLDRRQSNKA; this is translated from the coding sequence ATGATGTTACATTCACCACTTGGGCGTTTTCGACTGATGATGTGGTTGCAGGGCCTTTCATATGTGCTGTTGTTGTTTATTGCTTTTCCCTTACGTGATGCGGGGATTATGCCTCAGGCGGTCGTATGGTTTGGCAATATTTATGGTTTTTTATTTCTGATGTATATGTTATTTATGGTTAGTCTGTATACTACGCAAAAGTGGCGTTTACGCCGTCCGATTGCTATATTTTTTGTCTCGGTTGTCCCGCTGGGCAATTTTGTCTATGATTGGTTCGTCTTTCGCAAGTTGGATCGCAGACAGTCAAATAAAGCTTGA
- a CDS encoding glycosyltransferase family 4 protein, which produces MKIAMVAPEKLPVPGNGSVEICILGIARELALHHQVTIISRQMPNLAITERMDGITIRRVPASSPTEYTKSVIRLLKIHPFDLIQVDNRPYSMAAVKRAFPHLPVVLYLHSLTFAQPGPARLALLKQANWIGVNSQSLKQRLGRRFPSLKRRMGVVPLGVDLDRFSPANKGEQQLLQKQFGITGSSFSILYVGRLIPGKGVDVLIRAVSLLQPQVPVQLIVVGRGPQAYVRKLRQLAKKLKVDASFRGQVAHKHIERLYRAADCLVCPSQEHEAFGLVNVEAMASGLPVIASDNGGIREIITSGSNGYLVKEYNDPHSFATYLYKLADNPSLARSLGEAGRVSTVEHFSWAQTAMHLESAYTRLIRG; this is translated from the coding sequence ATGAAAATAGCTATGGTTGCGCCTGAAAAACTGCCTGTGCCGGGTAACGGTTCAGTCGAAATCTGTATTCTGGGTATTGCTCGCGAACTTGCACTCCATCACCAAGTGACAATCATTAGCCGTCAGATGCCAAACCTTGCTATCACAGAGCGAATGGACGGCATTACGATCCGACGCGTGCCCGCAAGCAGCCCTACCGAGTACACCAAGTCAGTCATCCGTTTATTGAAAATTCACCCCTTCGATCTTATCCAGGTAGACAACAGACCTTATAGCATGGCTGCCGTTAAACGCGCTTTTCCCCACTTGCCTGTGGTCCTCTATCTTCACTCGTTAACCTTTGCTCAACCTGGACCTGCAAGATTAGCGCTGTTAAAACAAGCCAATTGGATTGGCGTCAATAGTCAATCCCTGAAACAAAGGCTTGGTCGCAGATTTCCTTCCCTGAAAAGACGTATGGGTGTCGTACCCCTGGGCGTGGACCTAGACCGCTTCTCGCCTGCAAATAAAGGAGAACAGCAGCTTCTGCAGAAACAGTTCGGAATTACGGGGTCATCATTCTCCATACTATATGTGGGCAGACTGATTCCCGGGAAGGGCGTGGATGTGCTGATTCGCGCAGTATCCCTTCTTCAACCTCAGGTACCCGTACAATTGATCGTTGTTGGAAGAGGACCTCAAGCGTACGTTCGTAAACTGCGACAGCTTGCAAAAAAATTAAAGGTTGATGCATCCTTTCGGGGTCAGGTCGCCCATAAACATATTGAACGTTTGTACCGGGCAGCCGATTGCCTGGTTTGTCCCTCACAGGAGCATGAGGCCTTTGGACTGGTTAATGTGGAAGCCATGGCTTCCGGACTGCCTGTCATCGCTTCGGACAATGGGGGCATTCGTGAGATCATTACATCCGGAAGTAACGGATACCTGGTGAAAGAGTATAACGATCCCCACAGTTTCGCTACCTACCTGTACAAACTGGCAGACAATCCTTCACTTGCCCGTTCCCTTGGAGAAGCTGGTCGTGTTAGTACCGTTGAACATTTCAGTTGGGCCCAAACAGCTATGCATCTTGAATCAGCCTATACAAGACTCATCCGCGGATAA
- a CDS encoding HIRAN domain-containing protein has product MSTKLFAAMYGMEHYHGVEALNVGDTLFLVKDPDNRVDREAIKVVVPPIGTVGYIVNHPHLTPHGCWTGSGIYDAFRQQTCAKVRFAMKDMIIVELIEMMYVPVPHMDRFISDWQSREKA; this is encoded by the coding sequence ATGAGTACCAAATTATTTGCAGCCATGTATGGAATGGAACATTATCATGGCGTAGAAGCTTTAAATGTAGGCGATACCCTCTTTCTGGTCAAAGATCCCGATAATCGAGTGGACCGCGAAGCCATTAAGGTCGTAGTTCCGCCCATTGGGACGGTTGGATATATTGTTAATCATCCACATCTTACTCCTCACGGCTGCTGGACAGGCTCGGGAATCTATGATGCTTTCCGCCAACAGACCTGTGCTAAAGTGAGGTTTGCCATGAAAGATATGATTATTGTGGAGTTAATTGAAATGATGTATGTGCCTGTTCCGCATATGGACCGTTTTATTTCAGATTGGCAGTCACGTGAAAAAGCTTGA
- a CDS encoding helix-turn-helix transcriptional regulator gives MTEKLIRLLRILQAIQANPGISAKELALKCGTTVRTIYRDLRILDRVAPIMNEGYGKGYRFIGEFAMYPLDFTEQEAMVFSMLPSVVDTSQLPAEFDSAFDKVMSAHAKLKTRNSEIVENIAGIIRMGTPAYREEGKYPNLLIPVIEAILDQQTIRTEYHTLTKNEITVRDIDPYFLIPRDQRFYLIGYCHLLKKVRLFRLSRFLDVVHTNTHFVMGDFNITQFMKNTWSIDRGDKLIHFKVRFTEKVAPYIKEEEMFVRPRMTDLPNGGLLFEVTLNSSREFLKWLYQFGPEAEVLEPREYRKEIRKQLIEWMKHYEEDQ, from the coding sequence ATGACAGAGAAATTAATTCGTCTGCTGCGTATACTTCAGGCTATACAAGCGAATCCCGGAATTTCCGCCAAAGAATTGGCGTTGAAATGCGGTACAACTGTACGCACGATTTATCGCGATCTCCGAATTTTGGACAGGGTTGCCCCTATTATGAACGAAGGTTATGGCAAGGGGTATCGGTTTATTGGTGAATTTGCCATGTATCCTCTGGATTTTACGGAACAGGAAGCGATGGTCTTCTCCATGCTTCCATCCGTAGTGGATACCTCACAACTTCCCGCTGAATTCGATTCGGCTTTTGATAAGGTAATGTCAGCCCACGCCAAATTAAAAACGAGAAACAGCGAAATAGTAGAGAATATTGCAGGTATTATTCGTATGGGCACGCCTGCATATCGGGAAGAAGGGAAATATCCGAATCTGCTTATTCCAGTTATTGAAGCCATTCTGGACCAGCAAACGATTCGAACCGAGTACCACACGCTTACGAAAAATGAAATTACGGTCCGGGACATTGATCCCTATTTCCTCATTCCGCGTGATCAGCGTTTCTATTTGATTGGTTACTGCCACTTGCTGAAGAAAGTACGTTTGTTTAGGCTCAGTCGCTTTCTGGACGTTGTACATACCAATACCCATTTTGTAATGGGTGATTTCAACATAACGCAGTTCATGAAAAACACATGGTCCATTGATCGTGGGGATAAACTTATTCATTTCAAAGTAAGATTCACTGAGAAAGTGGCCCCCTACATAAAAGAAGAAGAGATGTTTGTTCGTCCACGAATGACGGATTTGCCGAATGGTGGATTGTTATTCGAAGTTACGCTGAACAGTAGTCGTGAATTTCTGAAATGGTTATATCAATTTGGTCCCGAAGCGGAGGTCCTTGAGCCCCGAGAATATCGTAAAGAAATTCGTAAACAACTCATAGAGTGGATGAAGCACTATGAGGAAGATCAATAA
- a CDS encoding 50S ribosomal protein L25 — translation MKSNGKMAQLTATPRTEKKGAALRLLRQGGRVPAVVYGPGLEGSAIHVDEKEMLKVARTGRSEMFNLQVEGGKTVPVLIKDQQERNGRLLHVDFLQISKNKPISVSVSIDFQGTAAGSKAGGVFQTQETQLEVEGLPADLPTSIEVDVSGLEIGDRLTAADIKLDKGLTLVTSADSIIASVMPPQAAEEEPTASADEAVPAAEAETAKEE, via the coding sequence ATGAAATCCAACGGAAAAATGGCTCAACTTACGGCAACACCAAGAACTGAAAAGAAAGGTGCAGCATTGCGCCTGTTAAGACAAGGCGGACGCGTTCCGGCTGTCGTTTATGGCCCGGGACTGGAAGGTTCCGCGATACATGTGGATGAAAAAGAAATGCTGAAAGTAGCACGTACAGGCCGCTCCGAGATGTTCAATCTCCAAGTGGAGGGTGGCAAAACGGTTCCGGTGCTGATCAAGGATCAGCAGGAACGTAATGGACGTCTATTGCATGTGGACTTCCTGCAAATTTCCAAAAACAAGCCGATCAGTGTAAGTGTATCGATCGACTTCCAAGGTACCGCTGCTGGTTCCAAAGCAGGCGGTGTGTTCCAAACACAGGAAACTCAACTGGAGGTCGAAGGGCTTCCAGCTGATCTGCCAACCTCCATTGAGGTGGATGTTAGCGGCTTGGAAATTGGTGATCGCTTGACGGCGGCAGATATCAAGCTGGATAAAGGTCTGACTCTGGTGACGTCAGCTGATTCCATCATCGCTTCCGTGATGCCTCCACAAGCAGCTGAGGAAGAGCCTACGGCTTCTGCTGATGAAGCTGTACCGGCAGCAGAAGCGGAAACAGCCAAAGAAGAATAG